The genomic segment CCGACGAGGGCGAGAACTGGGTCTGGGACGGCGCGACCGTGCTGCGGCCGGACTACACCCGGGCGCTGGTGTCGCTGTCCCGGGGCGGGGCGGACGCCAGCGTGGTCCGCGAGTACGACCTCGCCCGGCGCGAGTTCGTCGCCGACGGTTTCGTGCTGCCGGAGGCGAAGACGTCGATCGACTGGATCGACGCGGACCGCATCTACGTCGCCACCGACTTCGGCCCCGACACCCTGACCACCGCCGGGCTGCCCCGCACCGTACGGGAATGGCGCCGCGGCACGCCGCTCGCCGACGCCGAGCTGGTGTACGCCGGCGAGCCCACCGACTCCGGCGTCTCGGCGTGGCACGACGACACCCCGGGCTTCGAACGCGACTTCGTCTCCCGTTCGGTCGACTTCTACCGCACCGAGTGGTACCTGCGCGACGGTGCCGCGCTGCGCCGCATCCCGGTGCCGGACGACGCGATCGCCGCCGTGCAGCGCGACTGGCTGCTGATCGAGCTGCGCTCCGACTGGCCGGTGGCCGGCACCACGCACCCGGCCGGTTCGCTGCTCGCCACCCGGTTCGAGGAGTTCCTCGCCGGCGGTGCCACAGCCGCACCCGAGCTGGTGGTGCTGTTCGCACCGGACGACCACACCGCGCTCGCCGGCTGGTCCTGGACCCGGCACCGGCTGATCGTCACCGAACTGCGGGACGTGTCGAGCCACCTGCGGGTACTCACACCCGCCGAATCGGGGCCGTGGCACGCGGCGACGCTGACCGCGCTGCCGGCGCACAGCGACGCGTCCGCGTTCGGTACCGACAGCGACGAGGACGACGAGTACCAGCTCACCGTGGAAAGCTTCCTGACCCCGTCCACCGTGCACCTCGGCACCGCGGGCGCGGGCGACGCGGTACCGGTGAAGCACGAGCCGCGCTACTTCGACGCGACCGGGCTGGCGGTGCGGCAGCAGTTCACCGCCTCGGCGGACGGCACGAAGGTGCCGTACTTCGTGGTCGGGCCGGACACCGACGAGCCGCTGCCGACCCTGCTGTACGGCTACGGCGGCTTCGAGATCTCCCTGCTGCCAGGCTATTCCGGCGTCATCGGCCGGGCCTGGCTGGCCCGCGGCTTCCGGTACGCGGTGGCGAACACCCGCGGCGGCGCCGAGTACGGCTCGCCCTGGCACACCGCCGCGCTGCGCGCGAACCGGCGCCGGGTGTACGACGACTTCGCCGCGGTGGCAACGGATCTGACCGAGCGCGGGCTCACCACACCGAGCCGGCTCGGCATCCTCGGCGGCAGCAACGGTGGGCTGCTGACCGCGCTGATGGCGATGCGCCGGCCGGAGCTGTTCGGCGCCGCCGTCAGCGAGGTGCCGCTGACCGACATGCGCCGCTACCACCGGCTGCTCGCCGGCGCGCTGTGGGTGCCCGAGTACGGCGACCCGGACGTCGCCGACGACTGGGCGTTCCTGCGCGAGTTCTCGCCGTACCACCAGATCCGGCCGGACGGCGAGTATCCGCCACTGCTGTTCACCACTTCCACCCGGGACGACCGGGTGCACCCCGGCCACGCCCGCAAGATGGTCGCCCGGCTGCGGGCGGCCGGCCACGACGTGTCGTACTACGAGAACATCGAGGGCGGCCACGCCGGGGCCGCCGACAACGCCCAGGCCGCGTTCCTGTCCGCCCTCGTGCACCACTTCCTGCACCGCCACCTGGCCGGCACCGAGTGTCCCCGGTAGACGGTCAGGACCAGATGTCCTGCGGACCGAACCGGCCACCGGCCAGCAGCCGGGCGAGGTCGGCCAGCACCGTCGCCGCCGCGGCCAGGTGCCACTCGGACGAGCGGCCCTTGGCCGTCGCGGCGACCATCCGGGCACACGCGGTGCCGAGCACCTCCGCCGCCACCGGCAGCGGCCCGGCCAGCAGCCGGGCGGCTGCGGCGATCCCCGCCGCGACGGCCGGATCCGTGTCGTCGAACCGGGTCTGCGCGGTGGCGTCGGCGGCGAACCGCTCGGCCCTCGCTGCGTCGTCGGTGAGCACCGCGCAGCACGCCAGCAGCCACGCCCGGTCGACCGGATCGCCGCAACCGTAGGCGATCCGTACCGCCTCCTCGACGGTCGCGGCATCGCAGCGCGGGCCGCCGGTCAGCACCTGGTAGGTCAGGACGGAGACCCAGGTGTTCGGCGTGGCCTGCGTCCGCGCGCACCGCAGCGCCTCCGCGGCCAGCTCGGCACCCCGGTCCGGATCGACCGCCGCGACGGTGACCGCAGCCGAGGCCAGCATGCTCGCCCGGGCGTCCGGGTCGTCCAGGTAGCCAGCGAGTCGCACCGCGCGCGCCGGATCGACCAGCGCCGCCGCCTGCCCGACCGACAGCAGGCCGTCCCGGCGCTGCTGCTGGTCCGCGATCCCCTCGACGAGCAACTCGGCGACCTCGATCAGCGCGGCGGCGCGGGCCGGCAGCACCGGCCGCAGGCCCGTGGCGAGATCCGCCAACGCCATCACCTGCCAGTACGGGTCGGGCGCGGCCAGCGCCGTCCGCGCCGCCGCGGACCCCAGCGGAGCCAGCTCGGGCAGTTCGGCCGCGGCCAACCCGACCAGCACCTCGCCGAGCGCGCCGGCCCGGAACCGGACGTCGTGGGTGGTCCGGGCGACCGCGTCGGCCTCGACCGCGAGCTGCCGGGCCCGATCCGGCGCCACCGACGCCATCGCGGCGGCCAGGTGCGCCAACGCCGGCGCCCGGTCGGCCGGCGCGGACACCCGGCGGGCGAGCTGCTCCGCCTGGGCCAGCAGCCGGTACGCCTGGTCGGCCCGGACCCGCCGCGGGTCCGCCGGGCCGCCTACCGGGGCGGACCGGGCGAGCAGCCCGAGCAGCGCGCCGTGCACGCCGACCAGTTCCGGCTGGTTGACTCCGGTGGGCGCCACCCCCAGCTCGCGATGCAGCACGGTGGCCACCAGCGGCATCCGGCTCATCCCGCCCACCAGGAACATCGGCCCGGGCAGCGGCAGTGCCAGGCCGGCCGCCCGGAGCACCGCCCGCAGCGCCTCGACGGCGTCGCCGACCATCGGCTCGGCGATGCCCTCCAGCTCGGCGCGGGAGATCGGGGCGTCGACGCCGACCAGCGGTACGTGCACGCTCGCCTGCGGGGTGCGGGACAGCATCTCCTTCGCGGCCCGTACGTCGTCGAGCAGCTGCTGCCGCGCCCGCCGGTCGTCCGGCGTGTCCGGCACCCGGAGCCGCTGCCACCCGGCGGGATCCCGCTCCCGGTGGGTGCGGTCGAGGTGGTCGATCAGCTCGTCGTCCAGGTCCAGCCCGCCGGCCTCGGCGAGCCGTTCGGTCGCCAGGATCCGGTCGCCGAACACCACCGAGACTGCGGCGGT from the Actinocatenispora thailandica genome contains:
- a CDS encoding prolyl oligopeptidase family serine peptidase yields the protein MTDPDDYDENLWLEEIDSPRALGWVRERNAETIAALSGPEFETLRASIREVLDADDRIPYVTRRGAYRYNFWRDAEHPRGLWRRTTPESYRSEQPVWETVLDVDRLAADEGENWVWDGATVLRPDYTRALVSLSRGGADASVVREYDLARREFVADGFVLPEAKTSIDWIDADRIYVATDFGPDTLTTAGLPRTVREWRRGTPLADAELVYAGEPTDSGVSAWHDDTPGFERDFVSRSVDFYRTEWYLRDGAALRRIPVPDDAIAAVQRDWLLIELRSDWPVAGTTHPAGSLLATRFEEFLAGGATAAPELVVLFAPDDHTALAGWSWTRHRLIVTELRDVSSHLRVLTPAESGPWHAATLTALPAHSDASAFGTDSDEDDEYQLTVESFLTPSTVHLGTAGAGDAVPVKHEPRYFDATGLAVRQQFTASADGTKVPYFVVGPDTDEPLPTLLYGYGGFEISLLPGYSGVIGRAWLARGFRYAVANTRGGAEYGSPWHTAALRANRRRVYDDFAAVATDLTERGLTTPSRLGILGGSNGGLLTALMAMRRPELFGAAVSEVPLTDMRRYHRLLAGALWVPEYGDPDVADDWAFLREFSPYHQIRPDGEYPPLLFTTSTRDDRVHPGHARKMVARLRAAGHDVSYYENIEGGHAGAADNAQAAFLSALVHHFLHRHLAGTECPR
- a CDS encoding Hsp70 family protein, translated to MAVGCGLAVQLGAVHTVAMLGHPDGRVEPLLFDSSPLLPSAVFAQPDGGLLAGRDAVHAARLAPERYEPNPLLRIADETVKLGADVPVVTALAAVLGRVAAEAARVGGAAPGTVVLLCPAGWAERERSVLTVAAESAGLGRALLEAAPIAAARYFHRLFGAQAAPLTVLDLGGTAAVSVVFGDRILATERLAEAGGLDLDDELIDHLDRTHRERDPAGWQRLRVPDTPDDRRARQQLLDDVRAAKEMLSRTPQASVHVPLVGVDAPISRAELEGIAEPMVGDAVEALRAVLRAAGLALPLPGPMFLVGGMSRMPLVATVLHRELGVAPTGVNQPELVGVHGALLGLLARSAPVGGPADPRRVRADQAYRLLAQAEQLARRVSAPADRAPALAHLAAAMASVAPDRARQLAVEADAVARTTHDVRFRAGALGEVLVGLAAAELPELAPLGSAAARTALAAPDPYWQVMALADLATGLRPVLPARAAALIEVAELLVEGIADQQQRRDGLLSVGQAAALVDPARAVRLAGYLDDPDARASMLASAAVTVAAVDPDRGAELAAEALRCARTQATPNTWVSVLTYQVLTGGPRCDAATVEEAVRIAYGCGDPVDRAWLLACCAVLTDDAARAERFAADATAQTRFDDTDPAVAAGIAAAARLLAGPLPVAAEVLGTACARMVAATAKGRSSEWHLAAAATVLADLARLLAGGRFGPQDIWS